The following proteins are co-located in the Mesorhizobium australicum WSM2073 genome:
- a CDS encoding PfkB family carbohydrate kinase: MPAVPSILGFGAIAIDDIVYVDQPLSAGKGKVLQSARAFGGNVATALAAVARLGGTAGFVGWLGSAADDAVLCDLVASGVETAFAPRHPHARPVRSRITVGSDGERFIAYDDEAMLGTAPDFPDEVLSRATVLIVDSYAIRSLDVVVRARDLGLAILGDIEWSRGPATEKLIALCDHLILPLGFARIATGCRSPAEILDALWLPSRSAVVLTDGGRGVYYRGRDEKGLWHLPPHRVAVVDSTGAGDCFHGAYALALTRGADTPRRVAFAAAAAALSITGRGGREALPTDGQVTEFLASTNAPSAVELKYAPLDTGT; encoded by the coding sequence ATGCCCGCCGTCCCTTCAATCCTCGGCTTCGGAGCTATTGCGATCGACGACATCGTCTATGTCGATCAGCCGTTGTCGGCGGGCAAGGGGAAGGTTCTGCAAAGCGCCCGGGCTTTCGGCGGAAATGTCGCGACGGCCCTTGCCGCCGTCGCGCGGCTCGGCGGCACCGCCGGGTTCGTCGGATGGCTGGGCAGTGCCGCGGACGACGCCGTGCTGTGCGATCTCGTTGCGAGCGGTGTTGAAACTGCATTCGCGCCGCGCCACCCGCACGCACGCCCGGTGCGCTCGCGGATCACCGTCGGCTCGGATGGGGAGCGGTTCATCGCCTATGACGACGAAGCGATGCTGGGCACCGCGCCGGACTTTCCGGACGAGGTCCTCAGCCGCGCGACAGTCCTGATCGTCGATAGTTACGCGATCCGGTCGCTGGATGTCGTGGTTCGGGCTCGCGATCTCGGCCTTGCGATCCTCGGCGATATCGAATGGAGCAGAGGCCCAGCCACCGAGAAGCTGATCGCGCTCTGCGACCACCTCATTCTTCCCCTCGGCTTTGCGCGGATCGCCACAGGGTGCCGCTCGCCCGCCGAGATACTCGATGCATTGTGGTTGCCGTCGCGGTCCGCCGTGGTTCTGACGGATGGCGGCAGGGGCGTCTATTATCGCGGACGCGACGAGAAAGGGCTCTGGCACCTGCCTCCCCATCGGGTTGCCGTTGTCGATTCGACCGGCGCCGGTGACTGCTTTCATGGCGCCTATGCCCTGGCATTGACGCGCGGGGCCGACACCCCACGCCGGGTCGCGTTCGCGGCCGCGGCGGCGGCCCTTTCGATAACGGGGCGGGGCGGGCGCGAGGCGCTGCCGACCGACGGCCAGGTCACGGAATTCCTTGCATCGACGAACGCGCCGTCGGCAGTCGAACTGAAATATGCGCCGCTCGATACTGGTACATAG
- a CDS encoding class I fructose-bisphosphate aldolase — MSLGTQVRLARLFSHPSGNLFGGAVDHFVGYGDVRKGGLADLPGALARVMVGKPDYVSIQPGTARHLWPQYAGKACLVIQAGCFTPDDRICELIATPEDAVRAGADALAVAIPVRGATEGKYIRWLTDSVNAAARYGMPVVAHIYPRDFTDGAKIVFTPDEIAYAARIGYESGVDVIKIGYTGDFESFRETVRTCPVPVVIAGGPKTDTLLGALQQTADAIRAGARGAVVGRNLWGHGDPEKAAIAFRGVIHDGLSAQDALARAGA; from the coding sequence ATGAGCCTCGGAACCCAGGTGCGCCTTGCGCGCCTCTTCTCGCATCCATCGGGCAATCTTTTTGGCGGCGCGGTCGACCACTTTGTCGGCTATGGCGACGTGCGCAAAGGCGGTCTTGCCGATCTGCCCGGTGCGCTCGCCCGCGTCATGGTGGGCAAACCCGACTACGTCAGCATCCAGCCTGGCACAGCGCGCCATCTATGGCCGCAATACGCGGGCAAGGCCTGCCTGGTGATCCAGGCCGGCTGCTTCACCCCGGACGATCGCATCTGTGAGCTGATCGCAACGCCCGAGGATGCCGTGCGCGCCGGCGCCGATGCCTTGGCCGTGGCCATTCCGGTACGCGGCGCGACCGAGGGCAAATACATACGCTGGCTGACCGATTCGGTGAATGCAGCGGCCCGCTACGGCATGCCGGTGGTCGCGCATATCTATCCTCGCGATTTCACCGACGGGGCAAAAATCGTCTTCACCCCCGACGAGATCGCCTATGCGGCGCGCATCGGCTACGAGTCTGGCGTCGACGTGATCAAGATCGGTTACACGGGAGATTTCGAATCGTTCCGAGAGACCGTTCGGACATGCCCGGTGCCGGTTGTGATCGCGGGTGGCCCGAAGACCGATACGCTGCTCGGCGCCCTCCAGCAGACGGCGGACGCCATCCGTGCCGGTGCGCGCGGTGCCGTGGTGGGCCGCAATCTCTGGGGGCATGGCGATCCGGAGAAAGCAGCGATAGCCTTTCGGGGCGTCATCCATGACGGCCTTTCGGCGCAAGACGCCCTGGCAAGGGCGGGTGCCTGA
- a CDS encoding DeoR/GlpR family DNA-binding transcription regulator: MLSEQRRQSILCEVQRSGQVRIKDLSDDFGVSEVTVRSDLEILDRKGLLTKTRGGAVTRTTDSTTAAFARRMQTNLDAKKRIARAAVELFEDNQSVIFDGGSTLMQVAMQLPPLNNVVVAATAMNIVQHLMHRPGLDVHMIGGRVYPDTVSTLITDADTALGGLVAHQVFVGAHAIDSSLDVVDVNEDMARTKRILVRMARRVVLLADSSKWGVSGTSKAFSLSGVDVVITDDGLPGPIRSQLDRIGAMVIYA; encoded by the coding sequence ATGTTGTCAGAGCAGAGACGCCAATCGATCCTGTGTGAGGTGCAACGCAGCGGACAGGTTCGCATCAAGGACCTGTCAGACGATTTTGGCGTGTCGGAGGTCACGGTCCGCTCCGACCTCGAGATACTGGACCGCAAGGGACTGCTGACCAAGACCCGTGGAGGGGCGGTGACCCGGACCACGGATTCGACCACGGCCGCGTTCGCCCGCCGGATGCAAACCAACCTCGATGCGAAGAAACGCATCGCCCGGGCAGCGGTAGAGCTGTTCGAGGACAACCAGTCGGTCATCTTCGACGGCGGCTCGACATTGATGCAGGTTGCCATGCAGCTACCGCCGCTCAACAATGTCGTGGTCGCGGCCACGGCGATGAATATCGTGCAGCATCTGATGCATCGGCCCGGGCTCGACGTTCACATGATCGGTGGCCGGGTCTATCCAGACACGGTGAGCACGCTGATTACCGATGCCGACACGGCTCTCGGCGGCTTGGTAGCGCATCAGGTCTTTGTCGGAGCGCATGCGATCGACTCGTCACTGGATGTGGTCGACGTGAACGAAGACATGGCGCGAACGAAGCGAATCCTCGTGCGCATGGCCCGGCGCGTTGTCCTCCTGGCGGATTCGAGCAAATGGGGCGTCAGCGGGACCTCCAAGGCCTTTTCGCTGTCGGGCGTCGATGTGGTGATCACCGACGATGGCCTGCCCGGTCCAATACGCAGCCAGCTTGATAGGATCGGGGCCATGGTGATCTATGCCTGA
- a CDS encoding Gfo/Idh/MocA family protein, which translates to MQANSQAKLGIGVIGCGNISMTYLRNAALFGGIELRACADISAEMAALRAKEYGIRPLDVDALLADPEIDLVLNLTIPAAHFDISFSALSAGKHVFTEKPLATSAGDGRRLVAEAAKRGLLLGSAPDTFLGAAGRKARRLMDEGAIGRPVTGTAFMMGRGMERWHPNPQFYYQPGGGPVFDMGPYYLTMLVNLLGPVARVMAMVTRGQEERLITAEGPFKNTKFKVGTPTSVLSLLEFRSGATVTFGASWDVFRHSNHPIELHGTEGSLRLPDPDTFGGTVSLSERGADWKDFASEGELYGACNWPYAAPDRANYRMLGVADLVRSLQTGATPRASGNLALHVLEIMEAILHSGETKSPVAIAGDVVQPALLGEDEARGLLA; encoded by the coding sequence ATGCAGGCAAACTCACAAGCCAAACTCGGCATCGGTGTCATCGGATGCGGCAACATCTCGATGACGTACCTGCGCAATGCCGCGCTTTTCGGCGGCATCGAATTGCGCGCCTGCGCCGATATTTCAGCCGAGATGGCGGCGCTGCGAGCCAAGGAATACGGTATCCGGCCCCTTGACGTCGATGCGCTGCTGGCCGATCCCGAGATCGACCTCGTCCTCAACCTGACCATTCCGGCGGCGCATTTCGATATTTCATTCTCCGCCCTTTCGGCGGGAAAGCATGTCTTCACTGAAAAACCGCTCGCAACCTCGGCCGGCGACGGCCGCCGCCTGGTGGCGGAGGCGGCCAAACGCGGCCTGCTGCTCGGCTCGGCTCCGGACACTTTCCTTGGCGCAGCCGGACGCAAAGCGCGCCGCCTGATGGACGAGGGCGCCATCGGCCGCCCTGTCACCGGCACCGCCTTCATGATGGGGCGCGGCATGGAGCGCTGGCACCCCAACCCGCAATTCTATTATCAGCCGGGCGGCGGCCCGGTGTTCGACATGGGTCCCTATTATCTGACCATGCTGGTCAATCTGCTCGGCCCGGTCGCACGCGTCATGGCGATGGTGACACGCGGCCAAGAGGAACGCCTGATCACGGCCGAAGGGCCGTTCAAGAACACCAAGTTCAAGGTCGGCACGCCGACCAGTGTGCTGTCGCTGCTCGAATTCCGCTCCGGCGCGACCGTCACTTTCGGCGCGTCATGGGATGTCTTCAGGCATTCCAATCATCCGATCGAACTGCACGGCACGGAAGGCTCGCTGCGGCTGCCCGACCCGGATACGTTCGGCGGCACGGTGTCGCTGTCGGAACGCGGCGCCGACTGGAAGGATTTCGCCAGCGAAGGCGAACTCTACGGCGCCTGCAACTGGCCTTACGCGGCGCCCGACCGCGCCAACTACCGCATGCTCGGCGTCGCCGACCTGGTGCGTTCGCTGCAGACAGGCGCGACGCCCCGCGCTTCCGGCAATCTGGCGCTGCATGTGCTGGAGATCATGGAAGCGATCCTGCATTCGGGCGAGACGAAAAGTCCGGTCGCCATAGCAGGTGACGTCGTCCAGCCGGCCCTGCTTGGCGAAGACGAGGCGCGCGGCCTGCTCGCCTAA
- a CDS encoding alpha/beta hydrolase — protein MTLDPDALRALEIGRAAGGEPFENDSVAAARATYNASFPTLQGEHEPVAATEQQQIDGPNGPVTIRIHRGIGAPRTGARAVLYLHGGGWVIGNLSSHDDICRWLANLGNAVVVCPDYRLAPEHKFPAGLEDCAAALRFMAAGELGIDPTRIAVAGDSAGGNLAAVLALLARDRLAPPLAAQILIYPNTDARQTADSYRRFGEGFGLTAATMAWFRDHYVRTPDDIADWRVSPLLASSLAGAPSAFVVIAGHDILADEGTAYAERLRADGVPLALRHWPGQIHGFVSMGRHILAARQTVSEAAAWLRLQTPEPITQAD, from the coding sequence ATGACGCTCGACCCAGATGCGCTGCGTGCCCTGGAAATCGGCCGTGCCGCCGGCGGCGAACCCTTCGAGAATGACAGCGTCGCGGCGGCGCGGGCCACGTACAACGCTTCGTTCCCGACGCTGCAGGGCGAGCACGAGCCGGTCGCGGCAACCGAGCAGCAGCAGATCGACGGGCCGAACGGCCCGGTGACGATCCGCATCCATCGCGGTATCGGCGCGCCGCGGACGGGGGCGCGCGCCGTGCTCTATCTGCATGGTGGCGGCTGGGTGATCGGCAATCTCTCCTCGCATGACGATATCTGCCGCTGGCTGGCCAATCTCGGCAACGCCGTCGTCGTCTGTCCCGATTACCGGCTGGCGCCGGAGCACAAGTTTCCCGCCGGGCTCGAGGATTGCGCGGCAGCGCTGCGCTTCATGGCCGCTGGAGAACTCGGCATCGACCCTACCCGTATTGCCGTCGCTGGCGACAGTGCCGGCGGCAACCTTGCCGCCGTGCTGGCATTGCTCGCCCGCGACAGGCTGGCGCCGCCGCTCGCCGCCCAGATCCTGATCTATCCCAACACCGATGCCCGCCAGACGGCGGACAGCTACCGGCGTTTCGGCGAAGGCTTCGGACTCACCGCCGCCACCATGGCCTGGTTCCGCGACCACTATGTGCGAACGCCCGATGATATCGCGGACTGGCGCGTATCGCCGCTGCTGGCCTCCAGCCTCGCCGGCGCACCGTCGGCCTTCGTCGTGATCGCCGGCCACGACATCCTTGCCGACGAAGGCACGGCCTATGCCGAGCGCCTGCGCGCCGACGGAGTGCCGCTGGCGTTGCGACACTGGCCGGGTCAGATCCACGGCTTCGTCTCGATGGGCCGCCACATCCTGGCCGCGCGGCAAACGGTAAGCGAGGCGGCGGCCTGGCTCCGCCTACAGACGCCGGAGCCGATCACTCAGGCCGACTGA
- a CDS encoding LacI family DNA-binding transcriptional regulator gives MAEKTHRTMDDFARASGVSRPTLSKYFDDPASVKPATRARIEAALSSSDYQPNVFARNLNRKRTRNVGIVVPAITDPFYAEMVSRIERRCRDEGFWPIVISSHGSPKLEAESVRTLMSLKVAGAIVAPLGLVSEPGVFERMSEDIPIVYFDTYIEGDTPFVGNDNHQSTSTIVDYLCRSGEPPVYVDIPHVNHNSGERLQSYIDAMQAAGLEPTVLKAAGDYSWDFERIGHEWMDRTLEKGGLPARTLLCANDRLAFGVMAAAFSRGLKIGRRADCDFRVAAHDDHPLSRYTCPALTTMAQDFAAMAGRSVEILLALLDEADPSGHDLARNVKLGATLVMRQSA, from the coding sequence ATGGCGGAAAAGACCCACCGGACGATGGATGATTTCGCCAGGGCGTCCGGCGTTTCGCGGCCGACCCTGTCGAAGTATTTCGACGATCCGGCCAGCGTGAAGCCGGCGACCCGGGCGCGCATCGAGGCGGCGCTTAGTTCGTCCGACTATCAGCCGAATGTTTTTGCCCGCAACCTCAACCGCAAGCGCACCCGCAATGTCGGCATCGTCGTACCGGCGATCACCGATCCGTTCTACGCCGAGATGGTCAGCCGCATCGAACGGCGCTGTCGCGACGAAGGGTTTTGGCCGATCGTCATCTCCTCGCACGGTTCGCCGAAACTGGAGGCGGAATCGGTCAGGACGCTGATGTCGCTGAAGGTCGCGGGTGCTATCGTCGCGCCCTTGGGCTTGGTCTCCGAACCCGGCGTCTTCGAACGGATGAGCGAGGACATCCCGATCGTCTATTTCGACACCTATATCGAAGGCGACACGCCATTCGTCGGGAATGACAACCACCAGAGCACCTCGACCATCGTCGATTATCTCTGCCGGTCCGGCGAACCGCCTGTCTATGTCGACATCCCGCACGTCAACCACAATTCGGGCGAACGCCTGCAGAGCTATATCGACGCGATGCAGGCCGCGGGCCTGGAGCCCACCGTTCTCAAGGCGGCGGGCGACTATAGCTGGGACTTCGAGCGCATCGGCCACGAATGGATGGACAGGACGCTGGAGAAAGGCGGCCTGCCGGCCCGCACGCTGCTCTGCGCCAATGACCGTCTCGCCTTCGGTGTGATGGCGGCCGCCTTTTCGCGCGGGCTGAAGATCGGCCGCCGCGCCGATTGCGATTTTCGCGTCGCCGCCCACGATGATCATCCGTTGAGCCGCTACACCTGTCCCGCGCTGACCACCATGGCACAGGACTTCGCCGCCATGGCCGGCCGCAGCGTCGAGATCCTGCTGGCGTTGCTGGACGAGGCCGATCCGTCCGGCCATGATCTGGCGCGCAACGTCAAGCTTGGCGCCACCCTGGTGATGCGTCAGTCGGCCTGA
- a CDS encoding tagatose kinase, translating into MKKLVCAGEILVEIMAERIGQSFRAPGPLVGPFPSGAPAIFVDQAARLGQPAGLIAAVGDDDFGHLNIERLRADGADISAITVHQGAATGTAFVTYESDGSRHFVYNIKQSAAGLIEMGAEARALLAGADHFHVMGTSLFSPEVIEIARNGIEAVKMRGGTVSFDPNIRKEMLDLPGMRDALLFVLSKADVFLPSGPELFTFAEANDEESAVREMLDRGISTIVVKKGAQGAVHYDQSGRTASPGFVVEEIDPTGAGDCFTAAFVSFWLRGEAPERALRIANGCGALAVTKKGPMEGIASLAAVEAFIETARTGAPA; encoded by the coding sequence ATGAAGAAACTGGTTTGTGCCGGCGAGATCCTGGTCGAGATCATGGCCGAGCGGATCGGCCAGAGTTTTCGCGCTCCCGGCCCGCTGGTCGGTCCGTTTCCCTCGGGCGCTCCCGCCATCTTCGTCGATCAGGCGGCGCGGCTCGGCCAGCCGGCGGGGCTGATCGCGGCAGTGGGCGACGACGATTTCGGCCATTTGAACATCGAGCGCCTGCGTGCCGACGGCGCCGACATCTCGGCCATCACCGTCCATCAGGGTGCCGCGACCGGAACCGCCTTCGTCACCTATGAGAGCGATGGCAGCCGGCACTTCGTCTACAACATCAAGCAGAGTGCCGCCGGCCTGATCGAGATGGGCGCGGAAGCGCGCGCGCTGCTGGCCGGCGCCGACCATTTTCACGTCATGGGGACATCGCTGTTCTCGCCCGAGGTGATCGAAATTGCCCGCAACGGGATCGAAGCCGTCAAGATGCGCGGCGGCACGGTCTCTTTCGACCCCAACATCCGCAAGGAGATGCTCGATCTACCGGGCATGCGCGACGCCTTGCTCTTCGTGTTGTCAAAGGCCGACGTGTTCCTGCCGAGCGGGCCGGAACTCTTCACCTTCGCTGAGGCAAACGACGAGGAAAGCGCGGTACGCGAAATGCTGGACCGCGGCATCTCCACTATCGTCGTCAAGAAGGGCGCGCAGGGCGCCGTCCACTACGACCAGTCGGGGCGCACAGCCTCACCCGGCTTCGTCGTCGAGGAAATCGATCCGACCGGCGCCGGAGACTGCTTTACCGCGGCCTTTGTCTCCTTCTGGCTGCGTGGAGAGGCACCGGAAAGGGCGCTGCGAATAGCCAATGGCTGCGGCGCGCTGGCGGTGACGAAGAAGGGACCAATGGAAGGCATCGCCTCGCTCGCCGCCGTCGAGGCGTTCATCGAGACCGCCCGGACCGGAGCACCGGCATGA
- a CDS encoding D-tagatose-bisphosphate aldolase, class II, non-catalytic subunit — MSQATDRLASIATRRAAGERCGIASICSAHPLVVEAALRHGKARGADVLIEATCNQVNHEGGYTGMTPRDFRRFVETIAGKAGFPLDRLVLGGDHLGPNPWKHLPAPEAMEKAARMVDAYAEAGFTKIHLDASMGCAGEGAAPPDATIAARAAELAEVAEAAVERTGGTTPVYVIGTEVPVPGGAQEAMDHLAVTTPEAAGETVRIHRDAFSRRGLDQAFSRAIGVVVQPGVEFGNAEVIAYRPERARALASTLRDLPQFVFEAHSTDYQPTAALSALVDDGFAILKVGPWLTFALREALYGLSHIADILVPDPSRESLPAAMERVMLAAPGNWKNYYHGSEAEQRIERHFSYSDRIRYYWPAPAARQAVNALMQALGERDIPSPLISQYLGRLDSAVASGSVAPKARELLIAGVTDVLDIYASATG, encoded by the coding sequence ATGAGCCAGGCGACCGATCGACTGGCTAGCATCGCCACGCGCCGTGCGGCCGGCGAACGCTGTGGCATCGCCTCGATCTGCTCGGCCCATCCGCTGGTCGTCGAAGCGGCGCTGCGCCACGGCAAGGCGCGCGGCGCCGATGTGCTGATCGAGGCCACCTGCAACCAGGTCAACCACGAGGGCGGCTATACCGGCATGACACCGCGCGATTTCCGCCGCTTCGTCGAGACGATCGCCGGCAAGGCCGGCTTTCCCCTGGACAGGCTGGTGCTCGGCGGCGACCATCTGGGCCCCAATCCTTGGAAGCACCTGCCGGCGCCCGAGGCGATGGAAAAAGCCGCACGCATGGTGGATGCCTATGCCGAGGCCGGCTTCACCAAGATCCACCTGGACGCCAGCATGGGCTGCGCCGGCGAAGGCGCGGCACCGCCCGACGCCACCATCGCCGCGCGCGCCGCCGAACTGGCCGAGGTGGCGGAGGCCGCGGTTGAACGAACAGGCGGCACCACGCCTGTCTATGTCATCGGCACGGAAGTGCCGGTGCCGGGCGGCGCACAGGAGGCCATGGACCATCTGGCGGTGACGACACCGGAGGCCGCGGGCGAGACGGTTCGCATCCACCGCGATGCGTTCAGCCGGCGCGGCCTCGACCAGGCTTTCTCGCGGGCGATCGGCGTCGTCGTGCAGCCGGGCGTCGAATTCGGCAATGCCGAGGTCATCGCCTACCGGCCGGAACGCGCCCGGGCGCTTGCCAGCACGCTGCGAGACCTGCCGCAATTCGTCTTCGAGGCCCACTCGACCGACTACCAGCCCACTGCGGCGTTGAGCGCGCTGGTCGACGACGGTTTTGCCATACTCAAGGTCGGGCCCTGGCTGACCTTCGCGCTGCGCGAAGCCCTCTATGGTCTGAGCCATATCGCCGACATTCTGGTTCCCGACCCATCGCGGGAAAGCCTGCCGGCGGCCATGGAGCGCGTCATGCTGGCGGCGCCCGGCAATTGGAAGAATTACTATCACGGCTCTGAGGCCGAGCAGCGGATCGAGCGGCATTTTTCCTACAGCGATCGTATCCGCTACTACTGGCCTGCGCCGGCGGCGCGGCAGGCCGTGAACGCGCTGATGCAGGCGCTGGGCGAGCGCGACATCCCCTCACCCCTGATCAGCCAGTATCTCGGCCGCCTCGACAGCGCGGTAGCGAGCGGATCCGTCGCGCCAAAGGCCAGGGAACTCCTCATCGCAGGCGTGACGGACGTTCTCGACATCTATGCCAGCGCAACCGGCTGA
- a CDS encoding aldose 1-epimerase, with protein sequence MTKNFAVAVAQYTELVSISDGIATVEIAPAAGGALASYRWWRDGSAVDWLRAAHPAAIGRGDAGAMACFPLVPYSNRIRNGRFEFAGRPIQLPTAPDDPHHEHGHGWRHPWAVVSHEASMIVLRYRHAADSWPWSYEAEQVISLAEGRLCMTITMRNLSDAPMPVGLGLHPYFPSTPWTHVQARVSGMWETDAEVLPIRHVPPPVGADPSIGFDVSEVEFDTVFTGWARRARITWPEHGRQLDIEAEAPLDFLALYTPPGEPFFCAEPVSNITDAFNRRGDKEIDTGCIVLAPGQKQSASVRLIPSLAV encoded by the coding sequence ATGACAAAGAATTTCGCTGTGGCCGTCGCGCAGTACACGGAACTGGTCTCGATCAGCGACGGCATCGCGACGGTTGAAATTGCTCCCGCCGCTGGTGGAGCGCTGGCGTCGTATCGATGGTGGCGGGATGGTTCGGCCGTGGATTGGCTGCGTGCGGCTCACCCAGCGGCGATCGGCCGTGGCGATGCCGGCGCCATGGCCTGCTTTCCGCTCGTGCCCTATTCCAACCGCATAAGGAATGGCCGCTTTGAATTCGCGGGGCGCCCCATTCAATTGCCGACGGCCCCGGACGATCCACATCATGAGCACGGCCATGGCTGGCGTCACCCGTGGGCCGTCGTGAGCCATGAAGCGAGCATGATCGTCCTGCGCTATCGCCACGCCGCCGATTCCTGGCCATGGAGCTACGAAGCCGAGCAAGTGATCTCGCTGGCCGAAGGCAGGCTTTGCATGACCATTACCATGCGCAACCTGTCGGACGCGCCGATGCCGGTTGGCCTCGGTCTCCATCCTTACTTCCCGTCGACACCGTGGACGCATGTCCAGGCACGGGTATCAGGCATGTGGGAAACCGATGCGGAGGTGCTGCCCATCCGGCATGTCCCGCCGCCCGTGGGGGCCGATCCATCCATCGGCTTTGACGTATCGGAAGTGGAGTTCGACACGGTCTTCACCGGATGGGCGCGCCGCGCCCGGATTACCTGGCCCGAACACGGGCGGCAGCTGGACATCGAGGCAGAGGCGCCGCTCGACTTCCTCGCCCTCTACACGCCGCCGGGCGAACCGTTCTTTTGCGCCGAGCCGGTCAGCAACATTACCGATGCTTTCAACCGGAGGGGCGACAAGGAGATCGACACCGGTTGCATTGTGCTGGCCCCTGGCCAGAAACAATCCGCCAGCGTCCGCCTCATACCGTCGCTGGCTGTTTGA